One window of Brevibacillus choshinensis genomic DNA carries:
- a CDS encoding KH domain-containing protein codes for MKALVETIAKALVDHPNEVRVNAVEKERTLVFELSVHPDDMGKIIGKQGRIAKALRTVVMAASVETDKRVTVEIV; via the coding sequence ATGAAAGCGCTGGTCGAAACGATCGCAAAAGCTCTCGTCGATCATCCGAATGAGGTTCGTGTGAACGCAGTGGAAAAAGAACGCACTCTCGTCTTTGAATTGTCGGTCCACCCTGATGATATGGGGAAGATCATTGGCAAGCAAGGACGGATTGCGAAAGCACTGCGCACGGTCGTGATGGCGGCATCCGTGGAAACGGACAAGCGCGTCACGGTTGAAATTGTTTGA
- a CDS encoding YlqD family protein has protein sequence MLTIFRSVQVKIIMTEASRAVLVEKYAKQIRQHRDGWEQWQFQTKKILADAKKKSADTYALAQEKIAREEKQRKEKIEILQFQLKQAENLPEGSEMDYQTVQSPVTVQIGDVWDEIIAGTEILIKDGQVHEIRQRTSDQR, from the coding sequence ATGCTCACTATTTTTCGTTCGGTACAGGTCAAGATCATCATGACAGAAGCATCCCGTGCAGTGTTGGTAGAGAAGTATGCAAAGCAGATTCGCCAACATCGCGACGGGTGGGAGCAGTGGCAGTTTCAAACGAAAAAGATACTCGCTGACGCTAAAAAAAAGTCAGCCGATACATACGCGCTAGCACAAGAGAAGATAGCGCGAGAAGAAAAGCAGCGCAAAGAAAAGATCGAGATTCTCCAATTTCAGCTCAAGCAGGCGGAAAATTTGCCGGAGGGCAGCGAAATGGATTATCAGACCGTACAGAGCCCGGTAACGGTACAAATCGGCGATGTTTGGGATGAAATCATAGCGGGGACGGAAATCCTGATAAAAGATGGTCAGGTGCATGAGATTCGTCAGCGAACATCAGACCAAAGGTAA
- the rimM gene encoding ribosome maturation factor RimM (Essential for efficient processing of 16S rRNA) has protein sequence MEKRFYGVGKLVNTHGLRGEVRIIPSTDFPDQRFRKGNELLLFHPTLAEPLKLKIATRRPHKGFEILSFHGYTNINDIEKYKGGELKIPEESLMELEEDEFYIHQLIGCEVVTDEGEELGKIVDVMQPGANDVWVIKGKRGEILLPYIDDCIKQVDVANKRVVCHLMEGLL, from the coding sequence TTGGAAAAGCGTTTCTATGGAGTGGGAAAGCTGGTGAACACCCACGGTTTGCGTGGCGAAGTGCGAATCATACCCAGCACTGATTTTCCTGATCAACGTTTTCGAAAAGGGAACGAATTGTTATTGTTTCACCCGACGCTTGCAGAGCCGTTGAAACTGAAAATCGCGACCCGCCGACCGCATAAAGGGTTTGAGATTTTGAGCTTCCATGGCTATACGAATATTAATGACATCGAGAAGTACAAGGGCGGCGAGTTGAAAATTCCGGAAGAGTCATTGATGGAGCTGGAAGAGGACGAATTTTACATCCATCAGCTCATTGGCTGCGAAGTGGTAACAGACGAAGGCGAGGAGCTAGGAAAAATCGTCGACGTTATGCAACCAGGTGCCAATGATGTTTGGGTAATAAAAGGAAAGCGTGGCGAAATTTTGTTGCCCTACATCGATGATTGCATCAAACAAGTGGATGTCGCGAACAAACGCGTGGTCTGCCATCTGATGGAAGGCTTGCTGTAG
- the trmD gene encoding tRNA (guanosine(37)-N1)-methyltransferase TrmD, translating into MRIDILTLFPEMFEGVLSSSILGKASEKKIVDYHVTNFRDFSESKHGTVDDTPYGGGGGMVLKPEPLFRAVESMAGDKKPRVVLMCPQGVPYHQKLAEELAQEEHLVFICGHYEGYDERIREHLVTDEISIGDYVLTGGELAAMVVIDSVVRLQPGALGNQTSAVEDSFSTGLLEYPHYTRPPEFRGWKVPDVLLSGHHANIVKWRLKESLRRTGERRPDLLDKLELTAEMKKLLVELEKEKKMENNP; encoded by the coding sequence ATGCGCATTGACATTCTTACTCTTTTTCCAGAGATGTTCGAGGGAGTTTTATCCAGCAGTATCTTGGGAAAAGCGAGCGAAAAGAAAATCGTGGATTACCATGTGACCAATTTTCGCGATTTCTCAGAAAGCAAGCACGGTACGGTAGATGATACCCCGTACGGTGGCGGCGGAGGAATGGTTCTAAAGCCTGAACCACTGTTTCGGGCGGTAGAATCGATGGCAGGGGACAAAAAGCCCCGTGTGGTGCTCATGTGCCCTCAGGGAGTGCCTTATCATCAAAAGCTTGCGGAAGAACTCGCCCAGGAAGAGCATCTCGTTTTTATTTGTGGTCATTACGAGGGCTATGATGAGCGTATTCGCGAGCACTTGGTAACGGACGAAATCTCTATCGGCGATTATGTACTGACCGGTGGTGAACTCGCAGCGATGGTCGTGATCGACAGCGTCGTCCGTTTGCAACCAGGCGCATTGGGTAATCAGACTTCAGCTGTAGAAGACTCTTTTTCCACGGGGCTTCTGGAGTACCCACATTACACCAGACCACCTGAATTCCGTGGCTGGAAAGTACCTGACGTGCTTCTCTCCGGTCATCATGCGAATATCGTGAAATGGCGCTTGAAAGAGTCACTGAGACGTACGGGTGAACGCAGACCAGACCTCTTGGACAAACTCGAATTGACAGCGGAAATGAAAAAGCTGCTAGTTGAGCTGGAAAAAGAGAAAAAAATGGAGAACAATCCGTAG
- the rplS gene encoding 50S ribosomal protein L19 — MNQVIRELEKEQLKQDIPAFRPGDTVRVHVKVIEGQRERIQLFEGVCIRRRGTGISETFTARKISYGVGVERTFPLHTPKIDKIEIVRHGKVRRAKLYYLRDRVGKAARIKEIRR; from the coding sequence ATGAACCAAGTAATCCGTGAATTGGAAAAAGAGCAATTGAAACAGGACATTCCTGCGTTCCGACCTGGTGACACTGTACGTGTACACGTTAAAGTTATCGAGGGTCAGCGTGAGCGTATTCAGCTCTTCGAAGGCGTATGTATCCGCCGTCGTGGTACTGGTATCAGCGAAACTTTCACCGCTCGTAAGATTTCTTACGGAGTTGGTGTTGAGCGTACCTTCCCATTGCACACGCCTAAGATCGACAAGATCGAAATCGTGCGTCATGGTAAAGTACGTCGTGCGAAACTGTACTATCTGCGTGATCGCGTAGGTAAAGCAGCTCGTATTAAAGAAATCCGTCGATAA
- the lepB gene encoding signal peptidase I, which yields MSEEVTSTRAKKKELWEWIKALVIAIILAFLIRTFLFAPFIVEGESMETTLHNNEKLVVNKAVYYMGDPKPGDIIVFHAEKTRDYIKRVIAVAGDTVEVKNDQLLVNGKLVEEPYLAQHKEEAKRQGEPFFTNDFPPVKIPADHIFVMGDNRLNSHDSRAIGPVAISTVVGRAEFTFWPMTDIRMTR from the coding sequence ATGAGCGAAGAAGTTACCTCCACCCGCGCCAAGAAAAAAGAGCTATGGGAATGGATCAAGGCGCTGGTTATTGCGATTATCCTAGCGTTTCTCATCCGGACCTTCCTATTCGCCCCCTTTATCGTAGAGGGCGAGTCCATGGAAACCACCTTACATAACAACGAAAAACTGGTTGTAAACAAAGCCGTTTATTATATGGGAGATCCGAAGCCAGGAGATATCATTGTGTTCCACGCAGAAAAGACACGCGATTATATCAAGCGGGTCATAGCCGTTGCGGGAGACACTGTGGAGGTCAAGAACGATCAGCTTCTGGTGAACGGTAAGCTAGTAGAAGAGCCTTATCTTGCACAACATAAAGAAGAGGCGAAAAGACAGGGAGAGCCCTTTTTCACAAATGACTTTCCTCCTGTAAAAATACCTGCGGACCACATTTTCGTCATGGGGGACAATCGTCTGAACAGCCATGATAGCCGAGCAATCGGACCCGTCGCAATTAGTACGGTCGTCGGAAGGGCAGAATTCACATTTTGGCCGATGACGGACATCCGCATGACGAGGTAG
- the ylqF gene encoding ribosome biogenesis GTPase YlqF encodes MTIQWFPGHMAKARRQVTEKLKLIDVVIELLDARLPLSSRNPMIDEIVSEKPRLILLNKADLADEKVTDQWINYFRGLGIRTLPIDALSGKGVNKLPELCKELAGDMLAKRTERGMQGRAIRIMILGIPNVGKSSLINRLSKRAVAQTGDRPAVTKAQQWVKMGDTLELLDTPGILWPKFEDQMVGLRLAASGAIKDELIDFTEVALFAISYMMHYYPEQLLERFKLKEMPEDRVTMLEEIGKKRGCLVSGGNIDYDKAAELFLRELRSGKLGQVSVERPIDWEMDEPIGKPISLYE; translated from the coding sequence ATGACAATCCAATGGTTTCCGGGCCACATGGCAAAGGCGCGCCGTCAAGTGACGGAGAAGCTCAAACTGATTGATGTGGTTATCGAATTACTGGATGCAAGACTTCCTCTATCCAGTAGAAACCCGATGATTGACGAGATTGTCAGTGAGAAGCCAAGGCTGATATTATTAAACAAAGCAGATCTGGCAGATGAAAAAGTAACGGATCAATGGATTAACTATTTCCGTGGGCTAGGAATTCGCACACTGCCGATTGATGCCTTGAGCGGTAAAGGGGTCAACAAGCTGCCCGAGCTATGTAAAGAGCTAGCTGGCGATATGCTGGCGAAGCGTACAGAGCGAGGCATGCAGGGACGTGCCATCCGCATTATGATTCTGGGGATCCCAAACGTAGGGAAGTCCTCTTTGATCAATCGCCTGTCCAAACGTGCAGTCGCGCAAACGGGAGATCGTCCCGCAGTGACAAAAGCACAGCAATGGGTGAAGATGGGGGATACCCTCGAACTTTTGGATACGCCAGGGATTTTGTGGCCTAAATTTGAAGATCAAATGGTCGGTCTGAGACTCGCAGCTAGTGGGGCGATCAAGGACGAGCTGATTGACTTTACGGAAGTAGCTCTGTTTGCCATCAGCTACATGATGCACTACTATCCAGAGCAGCTACTGGAGCGATTCAAGCTAAAAGAAATGCCAGAGGATCGGGTAACCATGCTCGAGGAGATCGGAAAGAAACGCGGCTGTCTCGTATCAGGTGGAAACATCGACTACGACAAGGCGGCGGAACTCTTCTTACGGGAGCTGCGTTCTGGTAAGCTGGGGCAGGTATCAGTGGAGCGTCCGATTGACTGGGAAATGGATGAGCCCATTGGCAAGCCAATCTCGTTATATGAGTAA
- a CDS encoding ribonuclease HII translates to MNIGEMSIKEIKAWIEKLDELPKDFLQLLKADNRAGVQEIARQQEAAIARQEKLALQWNEMTQYERQLRDKGHVHLFGVDEVGRGPLAGPVVAAAVCLSADFYLPGLNDSKKVPVASREAYYEIIMRDAIAVGIGIVDAARIDSINILNATKEAMGKAINSASVAPDACLIDAVQLTGLTCEQVPIIGGDGKSVSIAAASIVAKVTRDRMMADFAKDYPQYGFDKHAGYGTAEHLAAIGRYGPTPIHRMSFTGVKEQA, encoded by the coding sequence ATGAATATTGGAGAAATGTCGATAAAGGAAATAAAGGCATGGATCGAAAAATTGGACGAACTACCTAAAGATTTCTTACAATTGTTAAAAGCAGATAACCGGGCTGGTGTTCAGGAAATTGCACGCCAGCAAGAAGCAGCGATCGCGCGTCAAGAAAAGCTCGCTTTGCAATGGAACGAAATGACGCAATACGAACGACAACTACGCGACAAAGGGCATGTCCATCTGTTTGGTGTGGACGAGGTTGGGCGTGGTCCGTTGGCTGGCCCAGTAGTGGCTGCTGCTGTGTGCTTATCTGCAGACTTCTACTTGCCAGGCTTAAATGACTCCAAGAAAGTACCCGTTGCGAGCCGGGAGGCATACTACGAAATTATCATGCGAGATGCAATAGCTGTGGGCATTGGAATCGTGGATGCGGCACGGATTGACTCGATTAATATCTTGAATGCAACAAAAGAAGCCATGGGAAAAGCGATCAACAGTGCTTCTGTAGCTCCTGATGCCTGTCTGATTGACGCAGTACAGCTAACCGGACTCACTTGTGAACAAGTACCCATCATCGGTGGGGACGGAAAAAGTGTATCGATCGCTGCCGCTTCCATTGTCGCAAAAGTGACACGCGACCGAATGATGGCGGATTTCGCAAAAGATTATCCACAATACGGATTCGATAAACATGCAGGCTATGGAACAGCAGAGCATTTGGCTGCCATTGGACGTTATGGACCGACGCCGATCCATCGGATGTCGTTTACCGGCGTTAAAGAGCAAGCGTAA
- a CDS encoding EscU/YscU/HrcU family type III secretion system export apparatus switch protein — MSQSSPSDNKRKQAVALKYQAGTMEAPKVVAKGKGYVAENMLKTAKEHQIPVQEDPSLVEVLGKLDLNQQIPPELYQVVAEILAFVYRLDKGGAGNG, encoded by the coding sequence ATGAGCCAGTCATCCCCTTCCGACAACAAGCGAAAACAGGCAGTTGCCCTCAAGTATCAGGCGGGTACGATGGAAGCGCCAAAAGTGGTGGCTAAAGGGAAGGGTTACGTCGCTGAAAATATGCTAAAGACGGCAAAAGAGCACCAGATCCCGGTTCAGGAGGACCCCTCACTCGTGGAGGTGTTGGGAAAGCTTGATTTAAATCAACAAATTCCACCGGAGTTGTATCAAGTCGTGGCTGAAATTCTCGCTTTCGTTTATCGGTTGGACAAAGGGGGAGCAGGTAACGGATGA
- a CDS encoding YraN family protein — translation MSARRRALGQKGEEMAETFLNQNGYEILGRNIRTRRGEIDLIARDGDTLVFVEVRTRTSQAYGSAAESVTWRKRQKLRELAMDYLQNSLTFIPAFRFDVVAIHCPARSEAREEITIEHFKHAF, via the coding sequence ATGAGTGCAAGGCGGCGAGCATTGGGACAAAAGGGAGAAGAGATGGCAGAGACCTTCTTAAATCAAAATGGGTACGAAATCCTCGGGCGCAATATTCGTACAAGGCGCGGAGAAATCGATCTGATTGCTCGAGATGGGGACACCCTTGTCTTTGTTGAGGTTCGTACCAGAACGAGTCAAGCCTATGGCTCAGCCGCAGAATCTGTTACATGGAGAAAGAGGCAGAAGCTTCGGGAACTTGCCATGGACTACCTGCAGAACTCTTTGACTTTCATTCCCGCTTTTCGTTTTGATGTTGTCGCGATACATTGTCCCGCGAGAAGTGAAGCTCGGGAGGAAATAACGATCGAGCATTTCAAGCATGCGTTTTAA
- a CDS encoding IS3 family transposase, which translates to AWQVSSQNDLSLVMSTVDSLCKGREMNGSILHSDQGFQYTSRHYNKRLDEYGVLGSHSRRGNCLDNACIESFFSHLKTEMMYRCSPKTHVELNQAVEKYIAFYNQNRFQKKLGDRSPIEYRKAIAA; encoded by the coding sequence TGCTTGGCAGGTCTCTTCCCAAAACGATTTGTCACTTGTGATGAGCACAGTAGATAGTCTTTGTAAGGGAAGAGAAATGAACGGTTCCATCCTACACTCGGACCAAGGTTTTCAATACACTTCCAGACACTACAATAAACGTTTGGATGAGTACGGAGTACTAGGAAGTCATTCGAGACGGGGAAATTGCCTAGATAATGCCTGTATCGAATCATTCTTTTCACATCTAAAGACAGAAATGATGTATCGATGCTCGCCAAAAACACATGTGGAATTAAATCAAGCTGTTGAAAAATACATTGCCTTCTATAATCAGAATCGTTTTCAGAAAAAACTTGGCGACCGTTCCCCGATTGAGTATCGGAAAGCGATCGCCGCGTAA
- a CDS encoding transposase gives MAKKGQTYKVYTEEEKMEAVRLYESGVSSREVARRLGIPEKRQVLKSKPEPSFRWSAGARFTVMRCIG, from the coding sequence ATGGCTAAAAAGGGACAGACATATAAGGTCTATACGGAAGAGGAAAAAATGGAAGCGGTACGTCTTTACGAGTCCGGAGTATCGTCTAGAGAAGTCGCCAGAAGATTAGGTATTCCAGAAAAAAGACAGGTGTTGAAGTCAAAGCCTGAGCCTTCTTTTCGCTGGTCTGCTGGGGCGAGGTTTACGGTAATGCGCTGCATCGGGTAG
- a CDS encoding methyl-accepting chemotaxis protein, translating to MSPKLQALLACLEDIKASQAEDACVALTDTEKYIAFLQSETLGIETKPGTFINEIKGTVTEKALRSGKKMIQEQGPEVCGIPYVSSATPIFEEGALVGCLTILTANTKIENIRSVSSTLAATVEEMTATADQVASASIHVNEQIMTVSSESQFVTKEIEKIFKVLSFVNDMASQSHMLGLNAAIEAARAGEHGRGFSIVANEIRKMATQSKDASEEIQKQLKFIETSIHKMNISIQSVTSQSQNHSASIQELRAAFEHIASTATELYDEIKK from the coding sequence ATGTCGCCAAAATTGCAGGCCTTGTTAGCATGCTTGGAGGATATCAAGGCAAGTCAAGCGGAAGATGCATGTGTTGCATTGACGGATACAGAAAAGTACATTGCCTTTTTACAGAGTGAAACGTTGGGTATCGAAACCAAACCAGGTACATTCATCAATGAAATTAAGGGTACCGTCACAGAAAAGGCGTTACGTAGTGGCAAAAAAATGATACAGGAACAAGGACCAGAGGTTTGCGGAATTCCTTACGTCTCCTCTGCTACACCTATATTTGAAGAGGGTGCGTTAGTCGGTTGCCTCACCATTTTGACTGCCAATACCAAAATCGAAAACATCCGATCCGTCTCTTCCACACTAGCTGCGACGGTGGAGGAAATGACTGCGACAGCAGATCAGGTCGCTTCCGCTTCGATTCACGTAAACGAGCAAATCATGACAGTATCCAGTGAGTCACAATTTGTGACAAAAGAAATTGAAAAGATTTTTAAGGTCTTGTCTTTTGTTAACGATATGGCGTCCCAATCCCATATGCTCGGATTAAATGCGGCGATTGAAGCTGCGCGCGCAGGTGAACATGGCAGAGGCTTTAGTATCGTTGCCAATGAGATCCGCAAAATGGCTACACAGAGCAAAGATGCTTCTGAGGAAATTCAAAAGCAGCTGAAGTTCATTGAAACCTCCATTCATAAGATGAATATTTCCATCCAATCTGTCACATCTCAATCCCAAAATCATTCAGCGAGCATCCAGGAACTTCGCGCAGCATTTGAACATATCGCAAGTACGGCAACTGAGCTGTACGATGAGATCAAAAAGTGA
- a CDS encoding Ig-like domain-containing protein, protein MKRMKRNIFQTLTVALATVCAVHFAFPTATFAQSLTKVQAANSEGLTVSTSAINVVKGKTGTLKLKYNGQTLDSSRATWTTSNSSIATVSNGVVTGRGTGTTFVTVRYSGETVKVKVTVSAPDELKANITKTTLKKGKEQTIDLTYNGSTLQGSKAIWSSSNSSVATVKNGVITAKANGTAIIGAKYKDLTVYVDVTVESNSSGKLEANESKIKLDKGDEETIKLKYDDESLSGSKASWSTSKSSVATVDDGVVTAKGKGTATITAKYKNDKVEIEVIVGGGGSSSDLLEADETDITLKKGDKETIKLYYDDKIVSASSATWTTSKSSVATVSKGVVTAKGNGTATITAKYKGEKVEIEVTVKNSDKLEADSSSMSLKKGKKEEIQLYYDDKELKGSKATWSTSDSSVATVKDGVVTAKKKGTATITAKYKDESVKVKVTVKS, encoded by the coding sequence ATGAAAAGAATGAAAAGAAATATTTTTCAAACCCTTACAGTAGCTTTGGCTACGGTATGTGCGGTACATTTTGCGTTTCCGACCGCTACTTTCGCTCAATCGCTTACGAAAGTGCAGGCAGCAAACTCAGAAGGGTTGACTGTTAGCACGTCTGCTATCAACGTAGTGAAGGGAAAAACGGGTACCCTTAAATTAAAGTATAACGGTCAAACTCTGGATTCTTCCCGAGCAACGTGGACTACATCAAACTCTTCGATTGCTACCGTATCGAATGGGGTCGTAACTGGTAGAGGTACGGGTACTACCTTTGTTACGGTACGTTACAGTGGAGAAACGGTAAAAGTCAAAGTGACGGTTTCAGCACCGGATGAATTAAAAGCAAATATTACGAAAACGACCCTGAAAAAAGGGAAAGAGCAAACGATTGATTTGACGTATAACGGAAGTACACTTCAAGGAAGTAAAGCGATTTGGAGCTCGAGTAACTCTTCGGTTGCTACAGTAAAGAATGGAGTCATTACTGCAAAAGCAAACGGAACCGCAATCATTGGCGCCAAATATAAAGATCTAACAGTTTATGTGGATGTAACCGTCGAATCAAACTCTTCCGGTAAGTTGGAAGCAAATGAATCCAAGATCAAATTGGATAAAGGTGACGAAGAAACGATCAAGCTCAAATATGACGACGAGAGTCTTTCTGGCTCAAAAGCATCCTGGTCCACTTCGAAATCATCTGTCGCAACTGTAGATGATGGCGTAGTTACTGCGAAAGGTAAAGGGACAGCTACCATTACTGCTAAGTATAAAAATGACAAAGTTGAGATCGAAGTGATTGTAGGCGGCGGAGGAAGTTCTTCTGATTTGCTGGAAGCAGATGAAACGGATATCACCTTGAAAAAAGGGGATAAAGAAACGATTAAATTGTACTATGATGATAAAATCGTGAGTGCGTCTAGTGCAACTTGGACCACATCCAAATCGTCTGTAGCAACCGTAAGCAAAGGTGTTGTCACAGCAAAAGGGAACGGAACTGCGACAATTACAGCGAAGTACAAAGGTGAAAAGGTTGAAATCGAGGTTACCGTAAAGAATTCCGATAAGCTGGAAGCAGACAGCTCTTCCATGTCCCTGAAAAAAGGGAAAAAAGAAGAGATTCAATTGTATTATGATGACAAGGAATTGAAGGGTTCCAAAGCAACTTGGAGCACTTCGGACTCTTCCGTAGCAACCGTCAAAGATGGGGTCGTTACAGCGAAGAAAAAAGGAACAGCAACGATTACAGCCAAGTACAAAGACGAGTCCGTGAAGGTTAAAGTAACCGTAAAATCGTAA
- the lspA gene encoding signal peptidase II has translation MLFYTTSILVLIIDQLSKYMVRSTLDVGETVYIGTTQLTHYENSGMAFSLFQGYARLFALVAILFVVGILYYRMHEAPKGKLLNTALGFLVGGAAGNAIDRIIFGRVTDFLVSRSGKGILNFADHAINVGIVLLLMHGIVQYVVGKWGKREAK, from the coding sequence ATGTTATTCTACACGACCTCCATCTTGGTTCTCATAATCGATCAACTCTCCAAGTACATGGTTCGATCAACCCTTGATGTAGGGGAAACGGTGTACATCGGGACTACGCAGTTAACCCATTATGAGAACTCAGGGATGGCCTTTAGCTTATTCCAAGGATACGCACGTCTTTTTGCTTTAGTAGCTATTCTATTTGTAGTAGGGATTCTGTATTATCGCATGCATGAAGCCCCGAAAGGAAAGCTGCTGAATACCGCCTTGGGCTTTCTAGTGGGAGGAGCCGCAGGTAATGCAATCGATCGAATCATATTCGGACGAGTGACAGATTTTCTCGTGTCTCGCTCTGGGAAGGGTATCCTCAACTTTGCGGATCATGCCATTAATGTGGGGATTGTTCTGCTGCTTATGCATGGGATTGTGCAGTATGTAGTGGGGAAGTGGGGAAAGAGAGAAGCAAAGTAA
- a CDS encoding DUF1653 domain-containing protein, producing the protein MDRNDNVPTLYRHYKGGVYKVTGIATHTETDEKMVVYYRVEDEELFVRPFRMFFEKVEVNGKKVPRFEKMN; encoded by the coding sequence ATGGATAGAAATGATAACGTCCCTACTCTCTATCGCCATTATAAAGGTGGAGTCTACAAAGTTACTGGAATTGCAACGCACACAGAGACGGATGAAAAAATGGTTGTGTATTATCGAGTAGAGGACGAGGAACTTTTTGTAAGACCATTTCGAATGTTTTTTGAGAAAGTCGAAGTTAACGGGAAGAAAGTACCGAGATTTGAAAAAATGAACTAG
- a CDS encoding YifB family Mg chelatase-like AAA ATPase, with protein MYACSYSGTVLGIDGLIVSVETDIANGLPQFDLVGLGGSAVKEARDRVRAALRNAGFDYPMQRITVNLAPADQRKEGSGFDLAIAFGILLASKQITPRTERILILGELALDGSLRPVTGVLPILLEAKRTGFTHVILPAQNTPEAMLVDIVVLPAPDLTAAVHYWKHELQPDASSLEQTQTSIHPNTKNHDDTPDFANVYGQQFVKRGLEIAAAGFHNVLLVGPPGSGKTLLATCLPAIMPQMSTNESYEVTKIYSIAGQLTRTSGLIRERPFRSPHHTITATALIGGGTQVPRPGECSLSHGGILFLDEMPEFSRHVLEVLRQPLEGGVVTIGRAKQVFTFPARFLLIGSCNPCPCGFFGSRDQQACTCTHQQIQKYRSKLSGPLLDRIDLHLEVPRVPVQLLNKRTMEESSADIRSRVEQARKIQSERYAKRQGSPFNSAMNGNELRRYASLDKESQELLQLAFETLGLSARAYDRIVKVARTIADLAGSLRVESTHVAEAIRYRALDRGISL; from the coding sequence ATGTACGCATGCAGCTATTCCGGTACGGTACTCGGTATTGATGGCTTGATCGTATCCGTAGAGACAGACATTGCCAATGGCTTACCACAGTTTGACTTGGTGGGTCTCGGCGGCTCAGCTGTAAAGGAAGCGCGCGACCGAGTCCGTGCCGCATTACGCAATGCAGGCTTCGACTACCCGATGCAGCGCATTACCGTAAACCTCGCCCCAGCAGACCAGCGAAAAGAAGGCTCAGGCTTTGACCTCGCCATCGCTTTCGGCATTTTACTTGCTTCCAAACAAATAACACCCCGTACTGAGCGAATTCTCATCTTAGGCGAGCTCGCTTTAGACGGTTCCTTGCGCCCTGTTACAGGAGTTTTACCAATTCTGCTGGAGGCAAAGCGCACAGGCTTCACGCATGTTATCCTACCTGCACAAAATACCCCCGAGGCAATGCTCGTTGATATAGTCGTGCTTCCTGCTCCTGACTTAACGGCAGCAGTCCATTACTGGAAGCATGAATTACAACCAGATGCCAGCTCCTTAGAGCAAACCCAAACTTCCATTCACCCAAACACCAAAAACCACGATGACACACCTGATTTCGCCAACGTTTACGGTCAACAATTTGTCAAACGAGGACTGGAAATCGCAGCAGCTGGTTTTCATAATGTCCTGCTAGTCGGGCCACCGGGCTCAGGAAAAACGCTTTTGGCCACCTGTTTGCCTGCCATTATGCCGCAAATGTCTACGAATGAATCCTATGAAGTTACGAAAATATACAGCATCGCCGGACAATTGACGCGAACGAGTGGGCTGATCCGCGAAAGACCATTTCGCTCCCCGCATCATACCATTACTGCGACCGCCCTGATTGGAGGAGGAACCCAAGTACCCCGCCCAGGTGAGTGTAGCCTGTCTCACGGAGGGATCCTGTTCCTCGATGAGATGCCAGAGTTCTCGCGACATGTGCTGGAAGTTCTTCGACAGCCGCTGGAAGGAGGAGTCGTTACAATCGGCAGAGCCAAACAAGTGTTTACATTTCCAGCTCGCTTCTTACTCATTGGATCGTGCAATCCTTGTCCGTGTGGCTTCTTTGGCTCCAGAGACCAACAAGCCTGTACCTGCACGCACCAACAAATCCAAAAATATCGCTCCAAGCTGTCTGGTCCTCTGTTGGATCGCATTGATCTTCATCTAGAAGTACCGAGAGTGCCTGTCCAATTATTGAATAAACGAACGATGGAAGAATCGTCCGCAGACATTCGAAGCAGGGTGGAACAGGCAAGAAAAATTCAGAGTGAGAGGTATGCCAAGCGACAAGGATCTCCGTTTAACAGTGCGATGAACGGAAACGAGCTGCGTCGATATGCCTCACTGGACAAAGAAAGTCAGGAGCTGCTGCAGCTTGCCTTTGAGACACTTGGATTGAGTGCAAGGGCCTATGACCGCATTGTAAAAGTTGCACGTACGATCGCTGATTTAGCGGGTTCCTTACGAGTTGAGTCTACTCATGTAGCTGAAGCCATACGCTACCGGGCTTTGGACAGGGGGATATCTTTGTAA